From Rhododendron vialii isolate Sample 1 chromosome 10a, ASM3025357v1, the proteins below share one genomic window:
- the LOC131303450 gene encoding uncharacterized protein LOC131303450, whose translation MTLVQAVVVGSVILMNRRQSTELSPQKLRNLWTEWQLRALILLSLTSQIILVILGNRRKYIAKTWIRAIVWFFYLLADNVATVAIGVLFNNIGEVYWEVNRNSRSLEYELKAFWAPFLLLHLGGMDTITAYSLEDNELWLRHSCSIVTQALATMFILFMSWSIMSRLSPLFIVVFFLGLNKYCERVWALFTASEKRFRDLIPELMINENSRIMKECKLKQLQGYHVTTHQVLEVDVQVVDDRIPESHDAKEILLANGFFEMVKRLFADLILGFQDRDASRAIFESNAMNPEKALKVVEIELGLMYDVMYTKATVVYSAWGVTQRIIGSFLILGVLVMVSLDKALVGKNSSKIDLTITLLLLVVAWLLDFCAFGELLLSDQTAHWLIKRRKYAILETINHIRTMIPTNWGRKRKRWSKTVEQFSLLRFCFATRRIPLFCRKILKLLHIEEVAEIFWYQSNTPPDPLYLGLDEDLPKQIFKQVKDVMSWGRNNNKGTDLKSLYGRRGGLALEMYNRKDLQWSVDMAFEQLASQLGKYEQEQGKHDNQERTWNVIVFFWMEILGYAASQCKGRQHAQQLRRGGEYLTHLWLLMAHFGLTDHFQIPQSRAIAEAVLR comes from the exons ATGACGTTGGTTCAAGCAGTTG TTGTTGGCAGTGTGATTTTGATGAACAGAAGGCAGAGCACCGAGCTTTCTCCACAAAAGTTGAGGAACTTGTGGACCGAATGGCAGCTACGAGCACTGATTTTGCTTAGCCTCACTTCCCAAATAATCCTTGTCATTCTCGGAAACCGCCGGAAGTACATCGCCAAAACTTGGATCCGAGCCATTGTTTGGTTTTTCTACTTACTTGCAGACAATGTAGCCACAGTGGCCATTGGCGTCCTCTTCAACAATATCGGAGAAGTCTACTGGGAGGTTAATAGGAATTCTCGTTCTTTGGAGTACGAGTTAAAGGCGTTTTGGGCTCCTTTTTTGCTGTTGCACTTGGGTGGGATGGACACCATCACCGCCTACTCGTTGGAAGACAATGAGCTGTGGCTGAGGCATTCTTGCAGCATCGTTACCCAAGCATTGGCGACCATGTTCATTTTGTTCATGTCGTGGTCAATTATGTCTCGTCTTTCACCACTATTTATCGTGGTCTTCTTCCTTGGCCTGAACAAGTACTGCGAACGAGTTTGGGCTCTCTTCACCGCAAGCGAGAAAAGGTTTAGGGACTTGATTCCTGAACTCATGATCAACGAAAACTCTAGGATAATGAAGGAATGTAAGTTGAAGCAGTTGCAGGGTTACCATGTCACCACGCATCAAGTTCTTGAGGTTGACGTCCAGGTGGTCGATGATCGGATTCCCGAATCTCACGATGCAAAGGAAATACTTTTGGCCAATGGCTTCTTTGAGATGGTCAAGCGTCTCTTCGCTGACCTCATACTTGGCTTCCAAGATCGGGATGCCAGTAGGGCAATCTTTGAAAGCAACGCGATGAACCCTGAGAAGGCTTTAAAGGTAGTCGAGATTGAACTCGGATTGATGTACGATGTTATGTACACCAAAGCAACAGTAGTCTATTCGGCTTGGGGGGTCACTCAACGAATCATCGGAAGTTTTCTGATCCTCGGTGTATTGGTGATGGTATCACTGGACAAGGCACTGGTAGGAAAAAACTCCAGCAAGATTGACCTAACTATAACTCTATTGTTGTTGGTAGTTGCTTGGCTTTTGGATTTTTGTGCATTTGGGGAACTATTACTCTCCGACCAAACTGCTCATTGGTTGATTAAGCGTAGGAAATATGCAATATTAGAAACCATCAATCATATCCGTACCATGATACCAACAAACTGGGGTCGAAAACGCAAGAGGTGGTCGAAAACCGTGGAACAATTCAGTCTGCTAAGATTCTGCTTTGCCACAAGAAGAATACCCTTGTTTTGCCGCAAAATCCTAAAGCTGTTACACATTGAGGAAGTTGCCGAGATTTTTTGGTACCAGAGCAATACTCCTCCAGACCCACTTTATCTCGGATTAGACGAAGATTTACCAAAACAAATCTTTAAACAGGTCAAGGATGTTATGTCTTGGGGAAGAAATAACAACAAAGGCACAGATCTAAAGTCCCTGTATGGCCGTCGGGGAGGCCTAGCGCTCGAAATGTACAACCGCAAAGATCTTCAGTGGAGCGTGGATATGGCATTCGAGCAGCTCGCGTCACAACTTGGAAAGTATGAGCAGGAACAAGGAAAACACGACAATCAGGAACGTACATGGAacgtaattgtttttttttggatggaaataTTGGGTTATGCTGCAAGCCAATGTAAAGGACGACAACATGCTCAACAGTTGAGACGAGGAGGAGAGTATCTCACTCATCTCTGGCTTCTCATGGCACATTTTGGCTTAACGGATCACTTCCAAATACCTCAAAGTCGTGCAATAGCTGAGGCCGTTCTAAGGTAA